CGTCCTCGGCTCCTTGATCGTGGCCTGTGCCGCGTCGGTCGTGCCGACCCTCGTGCGGAGCTTCGGCATCGACTTCTGGAGCGGCCCCGTCCGCTTCTTCGTCGCCCTCGGCGTGGGCGGCGGCATCGGTTTCGCGGCCTCGCGGATGTTCGGTCCGAAATTCGACGCGCTGCGGACGGCCACCGAGCGGATCCGCGAAGGCGACCTCCAGCTCGACGTCGTGCGTTCTCCCCACTCGGCGCTGCGCGACGAGATGGACGATCTCGCCGAGAGCCTCGCCGGCATGCTCGTTCGACTCCGGCAGCTCGTCGCCGAAGTCCAGTCGACCGCGGGAGAAGTCTCGAACTCTTCGACCGGACTCGAGTCCTCCCTCGACCGGCTCCAGGCGACCAGCGCCCAGATTTCCCAGACCGTCTCTCACGTCGCGAGCGGCGTGTCCCAGGAGCAGGACCTGCTCGACCAGGCCTCGCACCGGATGACCGAGATCTCGAGCGAGATCGATCTGAACGCGGGCCGTGCCCGAGAGGCCTTCGGTTTCGCCGCCGAGGCGAACCAGAAGGCGGGCACCGGCGTCGAGGTCGCGCGCCTCGCCATCGAGAAGATGAAGGCGGTCTTCGAGCGTGCCGAGTCGACCGGTGACAAGGTCTTCGAGCTCGAAGCCAAGACCCGTCACGTCCATCAGATCACCGAGATCATCACGAGCGTCGCGCACCGCACGAACCTGCTCTCGCTGAACGCCTCGATCGAGGCCGCGCGCGCGGGCGAGGCCGGCCGCGGCTTCTCCGTCGTCGCCGACGAGATCCGCAAGCTCTCCGAGAGCGCGGGGCGGAGCGCCGACGAGATCAGCCAGCTGATGCACGAGATCCAGGCGGACACCGCCATGGTCGCCGACGAGATGCGCGAGTCGAGTCAGGTGATCGGCGAGGGTCGCGAGGACGTCAACACGATTGCCGGAGCCCTCCAGCAGATCAGCCAGGCGGTCTCCGAAGCGGCGACGCGCTCGGAGGAGATCTTCCACGGCGCGGATAGCCACTCGCTGAACGCCCAGAGCATGGTCGCCGCGATCGAGGAGATCGCCAAGGTGGCGAGCACGAACGGGCGCTCCGTCGCCGAGCTCGACCGGACGATGGACGGCCAGCTGCACACCGTCGACGAGATCCATCGCGCCTCCGAGCGCGTGAGCGAGCTCGCCGGTGAACTCGCGAGCTCCCTCACGATCTTCCGCACCGGCCAGGCGGCGCCGGCGCCCGGCGCGATCACGCCCGCAGCGCCTGCAGCGCCCGCAATGCCCGCAGCGCCCGCAATGCCCGCAGCGCCGGCGGTGGCGCCGAGACCGGCTCCGTCCATCGATCCGGATCTCGCCGTCGGGCTGATCGACGTGGTGCCGACGGCCGCTCCGGCCCCGGATGCCGAGGACGAGGACTCGACGCCGCTGGAGGATCGGTTTTGAGTCGCGCGCGAACGTCGCCGGGTAGCGGGTCGTGATGGCCGCCTCCGCACCGCAGGAAGAGAACCGCCATCTCATGTTCCTCTTCGAGGACGTGCAGTACGCGATGCCGATCGCCTGGGTGGTCGAGGTCGCGGAGAAGAACCGCGTGACGAGCGTGCCTTCGATCGCCCTGCCGGTGGGCGGCGTGATGAACTGGCACGGCGAGGCCCTTCCGCTCGTCGCGACGGAGCTGCTGCTCGGTCGCGAGAACGAGGAAGCGGGCGCCTCGCCCTTCGGTGCGTCGATCACCGTCGGCTACGCGCAGGAGCAGGTCGTCGTCGTCTCGGGGGGGCCGGGCAGCAACGCGCGAATGGGCATGCCCGTGGACCGCGTGATCGGACTCGTCGACGGCGCGGCACAGGAAGGATCGTCACGGAAGGACTCGCTCGTCGTCGAGCGACGACCCGTCGACGGACGAATCGTTCACATCCTCGACCCCGCGGCCCTCGTGGCGCGCGGCGAAGAGGTCATCGAGAACGCCACGCTCCAATAGGGGGGCGGGCGCGTTCCATTTCGGGGGAAGACAATGGCACGGGTACTGATTGCGGACGACGCGTCCTTCATGCGACAGATGATTCGCGAGATCATCGAGCCCGAAGGACACGAAGTGGTCGGTGAGGCGACCAACGGCATCGAGGCGGTGGATCTCTACAAGGAGCTCCAGCCCGATCTCGTCACGATGGACATCGTGATGCCCAAGCGCTCCGGCATCGACGCCGTCAAGACCATCCTCGCGGACCAGCCGACGGCCTGCATCGTGATGTGCA
The sequence above is drawn from the bacterium genome and encodes:
- a CDS encoding chemotaxis protein CheW encodes the protein MAASAPQEENRHLMFLFEDVQYAMPIAWVVEVAEKNRVTSVPSIALPVGGVMNWHGEALPLVATELLLGRENEEAGASPFGASITVGYAQEQVVVVSGGPGSNARMGMPVDRVIGLVDGAAQEGSSRKDSLVVERRPVDGRIVHILDPAALVARGEEVIENATLQ
- a CDS encoding methyl-accepting chemotaxis protein, with the protein product MRLNLSGKFVLGSLIVACAASVVPTLVRSFGIDFWSGPVRFFVALGVGGGIGFAASRMFGPKFDALRTATERIREGDLQLDVVRSPHSALRDEMDDLAESLAGMLVRLRQLVAEVQSTAGEVSNSSTGLESSLDRLQATSAQISQTVSHVASGVSQEQDLLDQASHRMTEISSEIDLNAGRAREAFGFAAEANQKAGTGVEVARLAIEKMKAVFERAESTGDKVFELEAKTRHVHQITEIITSVAHRTNLLSLNASIEAARAGEAGRGFSVVADEIRKLSESAGRSADEISQLMHEIQADTAMVADEMRESSQVIGEGREDVNTIAGALQQISQAVSEAATRSEEIFHGADSHSLNAQSMVAAIEEIAKVASTNGRSVAELDRTMDGQLHTVDEIHRASERVSELAGELASSLTIFRTGQAAPAPGAITPAAPAAPAMPAAPAMPAAPAVAPRPAPSIDPDLAVGLIDVVPTAAPAPDAEDEDSTPLEDRF
- a CDS encoding response regulator translates to MARVLIADDASFMRQMIREIIEPEGHEVVGEATNGIEAVDLYKELQPDLVTMDIVMPKRSGIDAVKTILADQPTACIVMCSALGQETLVMEALQAGARDFIVKPFKPDSVIATLKKILEKAD